The genomic region GATGAAGAGACAAATAGTACTGTTGGTTCTGACAGCGACGCTGGTGTAGATTCACATGAGGAAGCCGTGTCAACATCTTCGTCTGGTGATGATATTATTCCAGAGCCGAAATACGACACAGAACCAAGCCCAGATGCATCAACAGAAGCGACAGTCAAAGGGACTGACATCAACGTCGAGTCACAAGCCAGCAATGATACCGATACCAGTATTGATGATCCCGCTGATAGCCATCCTGCAGCGACTGAGACCGATGCGTCAGCATCGACAGGTTCACTTGTTGAGGATGCGACTGGAAAAGAGCCCGCAGAGGCAGTAGGGACAGCTACTAGTAATACCGATACTGAGCGCATGGACGATTCTGATACCAATTCAAATACAGAGACACCGACTGATGCGGTCGGAACTGAAACCGATGCATCAGCATCGACAGCCTCACTCATCAATGAGGCAACTGGGAAGGAACCTGCAGAAACGGTCGTGTCCACCGGAACAACCGAGCAACAAGATGAAACTCCGGATACTACTGTTGGAAGATCAGTTCAGGAAATAACTGGAATCGGCTCGGCGTATGAAGAAAGGCTCTCAGATGCTGGTGTTGATTCAGTTGCAGATCTTGCTGCTTCAGAGCCCACAGTACTTGCTGAAGCGACTGATATCGCTGAGACGCGTATTGCACGATGGATTGATCAGACAAAGACGGACGGAGAGGCGGAGTGAGTCGCAATCGCTCTATATCTGACTCTCCATTATACGCGCATGTTGATAATGAACTTGTTCCCATGGAAGATGCGACGGTTAGCATTCGTGATCGGGGATTTATGTATGGTGATGGTGTCTTTGAGACACTTCGAGCGTATGGTGGTGAGGTATTCCGATGGAAAGCACACGCCAACCGTCTTGCGGACTCCGCAAGCGCAATTAATCTTGAACACGGACTTTCACGGGCGACACTCAAGAATCGAATTGATGAAACGCTCACCGCCAATAATCTTGATGAGGCTTATGTTAAACTCTCTATAACACGTGGAGTGCAACCAGGGAAATTAAATCCCGACCCAACTGTTGACCCAACCGTTGTTGTCCAAACGAGCCCACTGCCGCGTGGTGGAGTCAACAGCAACCCAGTATGGGATGGCCCAGCGACATTGCAGACGGTAAAGACACGGCGGATCCCAGATCGCGCTCTTCCTTCGCATGCAAAAACGCATAATTACCTCAATGGAATCCTTGCACGAGCAGAATTACGCGTGAGTGATGCCGACGAAGCGGTGATGCTTGATACAGATGGGCAACTCGCAGAGGGTGCAACTGGTAATATCTTTTTTGTTGATGGAGATGCGCTTTGCACGCCAAGCCTTGATGGACCGATTCTCCCAGGCATAACTCGGTCAACTGTTCTTGATATTGCTGCTGAGGAGGGAATTCCAATCCGTGAGGATAGCTTTGATATTAATACTCTACGTGAGGCTGAAGAAGCGTTTGTCACGAACACAACTTGGGAAATACGACCAGTTAAGACGATTGACGGTATCGATATTGGGCGCGGACCACTCACCACACTGCTCCAGCAAGCATTTCAAAACCGAGTCGAAAAACGATATTACGATACACATAGGGAGGTCCCAAACGAAGAGTAACCATCTCTGACATGGAATACTACCCGGTGCTTACCGTTAAGCTTGAATTCAGTCATGTCCTATATACAACAGATGAATGATTCATGCCGGATAGCTTCGAGTGAAGATGTATCAAAGGATGAAACACTTGTATTTACTGCCTCAGCAGGATTTGATACGACGGAGGGAATTCTCACCCGTCTTTCTGATGATACAATTGTTGCGTATACGAATTACTGTCCACACTGGCGTGATGTTCGTCTTGACTCAGGATCAGGGGCACTCGTTCGCGATGAGACGGTTGTCTGTCAGAAACATGGAGCAACATTTGAGAAATCGACCGGACACTGCGATTTCGGACCATGTGAAGGAGCTGTGTTAGATACGTTTGATATAACAGTCACAGATGGTACAGTGTACCTGACTGATAATGAATGGGAAGAGGCTACCCAAGGAGTATCTGAGGACCGTGACCTTTCTTCAGGGACTCAGATTGGATTCTGACGTTTACACAGTACAAGGAGAATCGAGCTAAGTGCCTTGAGGTTTCGAATGTGATCTTGAGATACTTCTTGGATCACAAACACTGTGGGGGTATACAACATTTTTTGAATCATGTTTATGTGCAGACGGTACAAGATTACCGCCCCCGAGGCTTGATTGTGGTGAGTTCACGAATATGACTGATACCCATCTAAAAAAATAGTAGCGGGAGGTAGATTTGAACTACCGATCTCCGGGTTATGAGCCCGGCGGAATCTCCTGGCTATCCCATCCCGCTAATTAAGAAACAATCAGCTATCCTGTTAAGGATTGTGTTTCGACTGTTGTGTGGTAGTTTGTTCTTAAATCATGACCGTGTGACGCGCCATGTAAGAAGACTCTCAGCTATGTAATTTATTCCGAGTGAGCCGGCAATCGCAATTGGAATTGGAATTAGTTGCCAAACATCAAATCCAGCAATAAGTATCGTAATCTCAAATTGACGAAGTGCACGAACAATTAAAAACTGGACGGCTAATCCACCACTCCTGACGAGATTTGAGCGAAAAAATCGACTTATTGTTGGAGCAATTCCTGGAGCACCCATATCTGCGAACGTCCATCGTTCGTTCACCGCAAACATCACAATAATTGCAACTTCCGCTCCGAGAAGTTTGGCGTACTCATCAAGTAAATCAAAAATAACGATAAGCGCTGTAGTCGTCATAATATCAAAAACGGCTCCAAGAGCCCCTACCGAAATGAATTTTCCGAATCGAATGCGTGAAAAAAGCGCATTGACAATACCATGATCACGACCACGACCACGACCTCGACCCATTCTCACCCTACCTCAATCGAACTTTGATCTGTTGTGTCGATATTAACATTCACATCAGCCTCAGCCTCAGCCTCAGCATCTATAGTAATATTAGTTGCTCTCTCGCTCAGCGCCGTCGGCTTAGATGTAGCAACCGAGTCAATGACTGGCTGTGATGATGACCTTTCGATTGATGCAAGAAGCCGATGAACTGGGTCATGAGCAAGCGCTCGTGCACGATGACGTGCTGTAACAAGGACACGACCAAGCCTGAGTGCTGTCCGAAGGGGTGAAACAGTTGACCCAGGTTGGTCTTCCCACCGAACAGGCACCTCAGCGACTTGATATCCAAGTCCACCGCTGATTGCTAACAGCTCAATATCCCACGCGAACCCAGAGGCATAAATATGTGACCGAACTGCCTGCCATGCATCTGTGGTGATCGCTTTTGCACCGCATTGATAATCATATAATTGTTCATCAAGCAGTCGACGAGCGAGCCATGCAAACCCATCACCAAGATATCTTCGCCCTAATGTCTGATGTGCAGTGACATCAGCTGATGGATGTCGTCGCGAGCCCGTTGCGACATCGGCAGTATCATTGATTAACGCCCTCAAAACAGTCTCGAATGATGATGCTGGCGTACTGCCATCTGCATCCGCAAATGCAAGTATATCAATAGTTGACGCAGGAGGCGTTGTTGTCAGATTGATAGTTACGTCTGTATCTCGATCAAATCCTGGATCAATATTTGATCTTTCGGTCGTCTCATTATTACTCGTAACTGTCGTTGTTGTTGAATTCGCAGTTGTGTTTGTACATGCACATAATCTCTCAAATCCAGCAGTGATTGCTGCTCCCTTTCCTCGACGAGTATCAGCAATTGCAATTTCAACAGATGCAGTAAACGTCGAGTTAGAAAGCCGTGAGTAAAGCTGCTTGAGTAATGATGAAGAAGGGGCGTCAAGCTCAATTCGAAGGACAGCCGGTGATGGTGTCACCTGTGTGTCGAGCTGTTGAAGATATGAGGTGAGACGTTCGGGATCAGGCTGATAAGCCGGAATGACAACCCCGATAGAGCGAGTCATCATATGCAATATCTTCGGTGGTGTAAAAAAGAACCCGCTCTTTGTATGAATTCAAAACATAATATGGATTTGATTCAAATCAATGAAATTTGAGTATCATAATCCATACCGAAATATGGATCCAAGGGATATGTATAAAACCACAGATATAAACATAAATCGCATACAACCAGATATATCGATTGACTGAACAGACGTCATGCACCTATATCGGTCAGAGCAAGCAATCTGGAATATGGTCTTAATCATTGAGATACCTGATATGCAATCACAACATCTATTCTACAACTGATGGAGTATATTATTATTGCGCGATGGCTGATTATGTACGCGGCGATATTCCTCTTTGGACTCCCGATTGCCGCTCGATTGCTTCCAATGACAAGCAGCCGCGGCGTTGGACTTGCTATCCCAATTGGATTGTTACTCATAAGTTTCCCAGCTTACTGGGTTGGTCACCTTCCGGGTGGATGGGGACTTCCAGCGCTACTTGCTGGGACTGTGGTGCTTGTCGTCTCTGCTGGGCTTGCTATAATTGATTTTAGCAAACTCCGTAATGAACAAAAGCGGATACAGATCCGATTCACTCAGGCGATGCGTCCAAGTCGACGAGCTATCTCCGATACGGTAGTCGTTTTCGTCGCGTCATTTGCGTTTATTATTCTCATTCGGGCATTTGACCCGGCTGTAATCCCTATTGGTGGGGAGAAATTCCTTGACTTTGGGTTATTGAAGACATTATCACGGTCATCATCGCTTCCACCAACTGACTTCTGGTTTGCTGGAGAGCCGGTGAAATACTATTATGGTGGCCATCTCACAACAATACTTCTTGGATGGTTAACTGAAACACCACCTCGGTTCGCATACAATATTGCACTCGCAGGATATTACGCAACGCTTGTGACAGCCGCATTCGAGGTAAGTGGTGCAATCGCAGAGGCGAACGGACACGCGCGGCGAGTTGGCGGGACAATAGGTGCTTTCTTTACTGGAATCGCTGGAAACTTACTAACAGCCGCCCGACTCACGGTTGCTTCGCTTCCGGCATCACTCGAGCGTCAGGCTACAGGAATCATTGCACAGCAGACAGGTGATTCAGCACAGAATATTAACACAGCGTTACAATCATTCAGCTATTGGGATGCATCTCGCGTTATCGACGGGACGATTAATGAATTTCCACTTTTTGCGTGGTTAAACGGCGATTTACATGCCCACATGCTGAGTACACAAACGCTATTACTCGGGGTTGGGATTGGATACGCATATTATCGGACATCGAGGTATAAAAAACGACGAAGACAAATCCTTGTGTTTGGAGCCATCCCACTCACCGCCGCATGGCAAGCAGTTCAGAACACATGGAGCTTTCCGAGTATCATTGCACTTGGTGGTCTTGCTATCCTTGTTGCGCCTACTCATCCGGTCACACTACTTCCATGGTCTGAGCACCCACGTGAAGCTCCAAAAACTAATTCGTACATCGATCGCATTTATTATGAGATTATCCGAATTGGATGGACCGTTGGGATTACACTTATTTGTGGTGCTATTGCAGTAGGATTTGCAGCACCATTCCTTTTTGAGACAGCCACTGGGGGCGGACAGCGTACTATTGAGTTCCTTGCCCCGACAATGCGAAGCAGTATTGCAGGGTTACTTCTCGTCCACGGTGCATTTATTATTGGAATTGTCGGTTATCTTTATATACAATTGAGCGATCAATTGAGCGCTGATTCGGAGAGTAGAGCACGTGTCGTGACTGGTTCGATTCTGCTGGTTGGAGGATTCACTGTGCTCACTTGGTGGTTAAACCTCCCTGTAATAATTATAACACTGCCGGTGCTCGTTGCGGCGCTGATCGGTGCGCGGATAACCCACACGGTCGGATATGAAGCAGTCTTGATAATCGGCGGTGCTGGGTTGATTACACTGGTTGAGATTATGTATCTCAACGAACAAGCCGGTCCAGGTCGTATGAATACGGTCTTCAAGACATATGCACAGGTGTGGGTATTGTGGGCAACAGCAATGGGGATTGCAATCCCAGGCTTACGCCGGGCGCAAACGCCTCCAAACTCATCATCATCACCATCATCAACAGAGCAATTATCATCAAAGCCAGACACATCCAGTTCACCGACCGCGACGGTGACAGCAACAACTCAGGCAGACTCACCAACATCGATTGGCGAAAACTTGCAGTCGGCTGAGTTGTTCGGATCAATAACACAGAGTATAATCAGTGTCGTGATTGCATGTCTGATCATCAGCACAAGCATGTATGGTGTACTCGCGATTGGTGGACATCTTGCTGCAGGTCCACCACCGGGGGGACCAACACTTGATGCGACCGCATTTGTTGATCGGGCACATCCGACTGAGGCAGTCGCAATCGACTGGATTGATAACCGTCGCGGGCAGCCAACGCTATTGGAAGCACCTGGAACGACGCGATATCACGATGACTCACGAGCACGCGCAACCTATAGTTGGTATGGCAACCCAGCCGCAAGCCTCACTGGTGTGCCAACTGTCGCTGGATGGAATCATGAAGTTGGATATCGCGGACAGGCTGCTTACCGTGATCGTGTCAGTGATGTCGATTTAATGTATACATCGAATGCATCCACTCGGGCTACATTATTCGACAAATACAATATTACGTATATCTGGGTTGGACCAGGCGAACAGGCTCGATATGATAATATTTCATTCTCGATGAATGCGGTGTCTGTTGCACATCACTCAGGGAATGTCACTATCTACGCTGTTGATCAATCGGATCTCCCGTCATAATCTCCTATATGCCTTGGTCGGAAAGGACGGTAATCGCCTCTGCATCAACAGCAATGACATCAAGAAAGTGTGGAACATATTGCCGTTTCTCAAATGTTTCGCGTTCATCCTCAGTACCGACAGTACACCACAACTGCGGTCTGCTGGGTCCATGATAATCCCCTTGTTTGTCAATCGAAAAGCAGATAACCTCTTCGCCATCAACCTCGATTTCTGCCCCGCGGTTAATGCCCAGACTTCCTCGAATGATGAGTTTCTTCATGCCCTCTGATTAACGAACTCAGGTATTAATCGCTTCGGAGATAGTCCAGCCTATACCAACTCAAAGCGAACCAAACGGGTTTTAACTGGTGATAGCAAAACCGACATAAGGTAGATATTTATGGAGATGCCACGCCGATTCAATACGTACTGTCCACATTGCGATACGCATCATGAACATGAAGTTGAAAAGGTCCGAACAGGTCGCTCAACCGGAATGAAATGGAACGCACGACAGACGCGTCGTGGAAAATCAACAATTGGAAATGCCGGAAAGTTCTCAAAGGTTCCGGGTGGGGATAAGCCGACAAAAAAGACAAATTTGAAATATATCTGCTCAGACTGTGGAAAAGCACACATGAGAGAGGGATGGCGTGCTGGTCGTCTGCGGTTTCAGGAGTAATTAATGGCAGGGAATTTTTATCAACTGCAGTGTCCGGACTGCAACAATAAACAAGTTATCTTTGGAAAGGCATCAACTGTCGTTAATTGTGCTGTATGCGGGACGACACTTGCAACACCAACCGGTGGCGACGCCGAATTCAATGGTGAGGTAATCGAAACCGTTGAGCGACGTTCGGTTGAAAATGCAATTTCGCGCGTCGATGATAGCCCCACCGACGCAGATTCATAATTTTTTATTAACGGTTTGACATCCTCCCCGCTCTAAAGGGCTGTCTCTTACCCATAAGTTCGTGGAGTCGTAACCGGACGTTTCAGACGCTCTCAGAGATATTTTGAACTCAGCAAATCGAGGCGAGAAGCGATTCAAACAGTGATATCGGCTGTGGGGGTGACAGAACGCCGGTAATCAACTCCACTGCAATTGTTCCAAAGAGGTGTTGAAACTGTAGATACCGAGGATTTCAGTCGTGCTCGCCGATCCCGATCCCGTTCCGCTAAAATCCTGACTCGAGTTGTGGGTAAGAGACAGCCCTGAAGGGCGGGGTTTTAGCCTTGAGACTTCCATAACTCCTGAACCAGGGAGTTCCAAACAGCAGGGAATACAAAATAAATACAAATAAACACGTAGACAGATAGAAGTATATATGAAATATACTGGATGGCCTGAGCCAGGCGAGCCCGTTGTTGGAGAAGTCGATGAAATTGCAGATTTCGGTGTATTTGTTGATCTTGAAGAATATGCAGACAAACGCGGACTCTGTCATATTAGCGAGGTCGCAAGTGGATGGATCAAAAATGTTCGTGACCATGTGCGCGAAGGACAGACAGTCGTTGCGAAAGTGCTCGATGTTGATGAGAGTGCAAAGCAGATTGATCTCTCAATAAAAGATGTCAATGAGCATCAGCGTAAGGAAACAATCCAGGAGTGGAAAAACGAACAAAAAGCCGATAACTGGATGGAAATCGCCTTTGGTGAAGATATTGATGATGAACGCTACACTGCTGTTGCAAATGCATTACTTGCCGAGTTTGAAAGTCTGTATACAAGCTTTGAGCAGGCAGCAATACATGGAACTGAAGCATTAGATGCTGTTGAGCTGGACGATGAAGAGATTGCTGCGATTGTTGAGACTGCGCGTCGAAATGTCTCTGTCCCATACGTGACCGTCACCGGGTATGTTGATCTTGAGTGCCCGGTCGGCGATGGTGTTGACAAAGTGCAATCAGCACTTCAGGCTGTAGAGGGTGACTCACAGACCATTGGTGATGAAATTGATTTAGACGTAACTTATGTCGGTGCGCCAGAATACCGAATTCGTGTTGAAGCTCCGGATTATAAAACAGCGGAGGGGGCGCTTGAGGCGGCTGCTGACCGTGCAAAGACCGCAGTTACTGATGGTGGAACGGCAGAGTATCATCGTGAACGGCGGTCTGATGAGGAATAGATAGATTGTACATCTCACTTATAATATCTTTCACGCTAATAGATAATCATAGATTTGGGATGTGAAGTGTTTGATATGCGATATCTGATCTACACTACACTGAAGCAAGCATAATTAATATGAAATCCAATATCAAGATCTGTGCGTCTTGGCAGGAAAATCACGAACAACCAGTATATACACTCGCTGATACCTGTCCGAAATGTAATTCAGTAACAAAGAATACAGCACCAGCGCCATTTGATCCGACAGATGCCTATGGTGAGTACCGACGCGCTCTTAAACAGCGCGTCCGCGAGTGAGGACATGGAAGATATTGAGATTGAGACAGTCGGAGAAGCAACGCTTCGCGACCCAGTGCTTGTTGAGGGGTTACCAGGCGTTGGTCATGTTGGGAAACTTGCTGTCGAGCATCTAATTGAAGAATTTGACTCAGAAGAACTCACTCGTATATATGCCGATGAATTCCCACCACAGGTAACTGTTGATGATGATGGTGTCACAGAATTAGCTCACGCATCATTTCATGCTGTATCTACTGATGGACCGGATCTTCTTATTCTGACGGGAGATCATCAAGCACAATCGCATGCTGGTCATTATCATTTGACCGATACCTTCTTAGACATTGCAGAAGACATGGGCGCTGAGTCAGTGTACGCACTCGGAGGTGTTCCAACAGGTGAACTCGTTGAGGAACCCGACGTACTTGGGGCGGTTGCTACCAACGGGGGGATTGACCCACTAAATGATGCTGGTGTCGAGTTTCGCGAGGGCGAACCAGCAGGCGGTATTGTCGGTGTTAGTGGCTTATTACTCGGCTTGGGCGGTCGACGCGGTCTTTCAGCAGCATGTTTAATGGGTGAAACAAGCGGATATTTAGTTGACCCAACAAGCGCACAAGCTGTTTTAGAGGTGCTCGAGACAGTTGTTGGCTTTGAAGTTGGATATGAGTCGCTTGAGGAGCGTGCAGAAGAAATGAAAGAGGTTGTCGAAAAAATCCAACAAATGCAAGGACAACAACAGGGCATGCCGACTGATGATGATCTTCGCTATATTGGATAATTGAGTTTGTTATCTGGCAATTATAGGTGATACAGGCGCAATACACGGGCTTCAGACCGTGGGTCGAGCCGTCGCAGCCGGGAGTTTCCGAACGGTCGCAACACGATGTATATATAATTGTCGGCGCGCTGACTATGATCCTACTGTAGCCGCATGCCTGAAAGTGATTAGTTTGAATAGTTTCACTGACGGTGTCGAATGACGCGGATTCAGCAGCTCCCATCACCGACACTGATAATCACGGCGGTAAAGACTTGCATTAATCACTATGAAAGGTGGCGGTCCGAGTATGAGTGTCCGCCCACGCTGGAAGCAGAATGTGCTCCGCGTGGAAAACAAACAATAATCACCGGGCGCGTCAACGTAAGTAACTCCGAGTCCGGTGAACCCGAGTGCCGACCACCGACCACCCTCCTGTGGGGAAACTAACACACGAACGCGTTTTCGGCTGAGGAGAGGAGTACCGGAGGTAAGGTGTGGTACTCCCAATTCAAAGAGGCTGTCCGTTACCTAGCTGTATACCGATTCGCACGGTGTGAGCTTGCTGACCTGTGAACCTGCACCTGAAACTCCCAACTTTGCGGTGCGGTGTCGTGGGATCCCCCCATGTGAACGTGGAGGAGCACGTCAATATCGCTTGTATCAATTAATGGCTGCTCACGATTTTCATATATACTGAATTCACTCGATTCACGAATCACAGATGACATTTTTCAACTGA from Haloquadratum walsbyi C23 harbors:
- a CDS encoding helix-hairpin-helix domain-containing protein; amino-acid sequence: MSIFNTVISAIRSLFGESDRDRQSAAEPSSRGTVSVEYDPSDEETNSTVGSDSDAGVDSHEEAVSTSSSGDDIIPEPKYDTEPSPDASTEATVKGTDINVESQASNDTDTSIDDPADSHPAATETDASASTGSLVEDATGKEPAEAVGTATSNTDTERMDDSDTNSNTETPTDAVGTETDASASTASLINEATGKEPAETVVSTGTTEQQDETPDTTVGRSVQEITGIGSAYEERLSDAGVDSVADLAASEPTVLAEATDIAETRIARWIDQTKTDGEAE
- a CDS encoding aminotransferase class IV — protein: MSRNRSISDSPLYAHVDNELVPMEDATVSIRDRGFMYGDGVFETLRAYGGEVFRWKAHANRLADSASAINLEHGLSRATLKNRIDETLTANNLDEAYVKLSITRGVQPGKLNPDPTVDPTVVVQTSPLPRGGVNSNPVWDGPATLQTVKTRRIPDRALPSHAKTHNYLNGILARAELRVSDADEAVMLDTDGQLAEGATGNIFFVDGDALCTPSLDGPILPGITRSTVLDIAAEEGIPIREDSFDINTLREAEEAFVTNTTWEIRPVKTIDGIDIGRGPLTTLLQQAFQNRVEKRYYDTHREVPNEE
- a CDS encoding Rieske (2Fe-2S) protein; amino-acid sequence: MNDSCRIASSEDVSKDETLVFTASAGFDTTEGILTRLSDDTIVAYTNYCPHWRDVRLDSGSGALVRDETVVCQKHGATFEKSTGHCDFGPCEGAVLDTFDITVTDGTVYLTDNEWEEATQGVSEDRDLSSGTQIGF
- a CDS encoding GtrA family protein, yielding MGRGRGRGRDHGIVNALFSRIRFGKFISVGALGAVFDIMTTTALIVIFDLLDEYAKLLGAEVAIIVMFAVNERWTFADMGAPGIAPTISRFFRSNLVRSGGLAVQFLIVRALRQFEITILIAGFDVWQLIPIPIAIAGSLGINYIAESLLTWRVTRS
- a CDS encoding glycosyltransferase family protein, which gives rise to MMTRSIGVVIPAYQPDPERLTSYLQQLDTQVTPSPAVLRIELDAPSSSLLKQLYSRLSNSTFTASVEIAIADTRRGKGAAITAGFERLCACTNTTANSTTTTVTSNNETTERSNIDPGFDRDTDVTINLTTTPPASTIDILAFADADGSTPASSFETVLRALINDTADVATGSRRHPSADVTAHQTLGRRYLGDGFAWLARRLLDEQLYDYQCGAKAITTDAWQAVRSHIYASGFAWDIELLAISGGLGYQVAEVPVRWEDQPGSTVSPLRTALRLGRVLVTARHRARALAHDPVHRLLASIERSSSQPVIDSVATSKPTALSERATNITIDAEAEAEADVNVNIDTTDQSSIEVG
- a CDS encoding DUF2298 domain-containing protein; translation: MEYIIIARWLIMYAAIFLFGLPIAARLLPMTSSRGVGLAIPIGLLLISFPAYWVGHLPGGWGLPALLAGTVVLVVSAGLAIIDFSKLRNEQKRIQIRFTQAMRPSRRAISDTVVVFVASFAFIILIRAFDPAVIPIGGEKFLDFGLLKTLSRSSSLPPTDFWFAGEPVKYYYGGHLTTILLGWLTETPPRFAYNIALAGYYATLVTAAFEVSGAIAEANGHARRVGGTIGAFFTGIAGNLLTAARLTVASLPASLERQATGIIAQQTGDSAQNINTALQSFSYWDASRVIDGTINEFPLFAWLNGDLHAHMLSTQTLLLGVGIGYAYYRTSRYKKRRRQILVFGAIPLTAAWQAVQNTWSFPSIIALGGLAILVAPTHPVTLLPWSEHPREAPKTNSYIDRIYYEIIRIGWTVGITLICGAIAVGFAAPFLFETATGGGQRTIEFLAPTMRSSIAGLLLVHGAFIIGIVGYLYIQLSDQLSADSESRARVVTGSILLVGGFTVLTWWLNLPVIIITLPVLVAALIGARITHTVGYEAVLIIGGAGLITLVEIMYLNEQAGPGRMNTVFKTYAQVWVLWATAMGIAIPGLRRAQTPPNSSSSPSSTEQLSSKPDTSSSPTATVTATTQADSPTSIGENLQSAELFGSITQSIISVVIACLIISTSMYGVLAIGGHLAAGPPPGGPTLDATAFVDRAHPTEAVAIDWIDNRRGQPTLLEAPGTTRYHDDSRARATYSWYGNPAASLTGVPTVAGWNHEVGYRGQAAYRDRVSDVDLMYTSNASTRATLFDKYNITYIWVGPGEQARYDNISFSMNAVSVAHHSGNVTIYAVDQSDLPS
- a CDS encoding HAH_0734 family protein, whose product is MKKLIIRGSLGINRGAEIEVDGEEVICFSIDKQGDYHGPSRPQLWCTVGTEDERETFEKRQYVPHFLDVIAVDAEAITVLSDQGI
- a CDS encoding 50S ribosomal protein L44e, with amino-acid sequence MEMPRRFNTYCPHCDTHHEHEVEKVRTGRSTGMKWNARQTRRGKSTIGNAGKFSKVPGGDKPTKKTNLKYICSDCGKAHMREGWRAGRLRFQE
- a CDS encoding 30S ribosomal protein S27e, whose product is MAGNFYQLQCPDCNNKQVIFGKASTVVNCAVCGTTLATPTGGDAEFNGEVIETVERRSVENAISRVDDSPTDADS
- a CDS encoding translation initiation factor IF-2 subunit alpha — protein: MKYTGWPEPGEPVVGEVDEIADFGVFVDLEEYADKRGLCHISEVASGWIKNVRDHVREGQTVVAKVLDVDESAKQIDLSIKDVNEHQRKETIQEWKNEQKADNWMEIAFGEDIDDERYTAVANALLAEFESLYTSFEQAAIHGTEALDAVELDDEEIAAIVETARRNVSVPYVTVTGYVDLECPVGDGVDKVQSALQAVEGDSQTIGDEIDLDVTYVGAPEYRIRVEAPDYKTAEGALEAAADRAKTAVTDGGTAEYHRERRSDEE
- a CDS encoding RNA-protein complex protein Nop10, encoding MKSNIKICASWQENHEQPVYTLADTCPKCNSVTKNTAPAPFDPTDAYGEYRRALKQRVRE
- a CDS encoding proteasome assembly chaperone family protein; translated protein: MEDIEIETVGEATLRDPVLVEGLPGVGHVGKLAVEHLIEEFDSEELTRIYADEFPPQVTVDDDGVTELAHASFHAVSTDGPDLLILTGDHQAQSHAGHYHLTDTFLDIAEDMGAESVYALGGVPTGELVEEPDVLGAVATNGGIDPLNDAGVEFREGEPAGGIVGVSGLLLGLGGRRGLSAACLMGETSGYLVDPTSAQAVLEVLETVVGFEVGYESLEERAEEMKEVVEKIQQMQGQQQGMPTDDDLRYIG